In the genome of bacterium SCSIO 12827, the window TCCCACGGGAAATCCAGCAGGAACCGGCGTTCCAGCTTGACCGTCGCGGCATCCAGATTGCCGCTCATTCCGGTTCTCCGATCGTGCCGGGGGCCGGGTCGCCGATATGCGCCACCGTGCGCAGCATGCCGGCGCAGGCCAGCAGATAGGCGGATATAAGATTGCCCATCAGGGTGTCGGCGCCGTCATGGCTTCGCGTGTGGCGGCCGCGCCGCAGTTCCGCCAGCCCGGCGCCCAGCGCGGCGCGGCTGAGGGCGCCCAGGAAGTTCCCCGTGCGCCCGATCACCGGCAGCGCCAGATAGCTGTTCCACTGCGGATTGCCGAGCACTGAGGCCAGGGTCGCGCGGTTCGACAGCGCCGCCACCGTGCCGTCCATCAGGTCGGCGACCGAAGTCTTGCCGTCGGCGCGCAAAAGGTCGCCGGCCCGAACCGTGCCCAGGAACCGGCCGTCGTCGTCGACCACGAACAGATGGTCCGTGGTCTTGCGTCGGCGGCGCTTCACCAGCTTGGCGATGTCATCCACCGTGCGCGTCGCGGCGACGGAGACGGCGGTCTGATCCATGACCGCGCCGACCGTGCCCACGGGATAGGTCACGGCGATGCGCAGGTCGCGGGCCAGATTGGCCGGCAGGGCGTCGGCGATGGTGCCGCGCACGCCCGGCGCCAGGTTGCGAAAAAAGGTCACCGCATCGACGAAGGGCAGTTCCCGCAGCAGCCCGGCCCCCCGTTCGGCGGGCAGAATTTCCAGGCAGCGCGCGGCGCTGAAGGCCGCCATCTGGCGCAACACCTCGGCGCCGACGCGGGCCGGTACCTGGGCGAACAGGGCCGCCGCGTCCTCGGCCGGCATGTCTTCCAGAACCCGGGCCGCGGCATCGGGCCGGGTATCCATGAAGGCCAGGGTGAGGGGGATCTGGTCAGCCATCGGCGTCCTCGGGGATGGTCAGGACGATGGCGTCGGTCAGAAAGGTGCGCGCGGGGATCAGGGTCCGCCCGCCCTCGGTCGCGATGATGATGGCGGTTGCTGAAATCTCCAGAATTTCGCCGTCGTTGCCGTTCCAGGCGATGCGCTGTCCGGGCAGCAGGTGGCGCCGCGCATGATGGGCGGCGACCAGGTTGGCGACCAGATCGCGGGCCCCCAGGCCGAAGGCCAGGGCCATGGCGCCGAGCACCCCGGCGATCACCGTGGCGGCAATGATCACCAGGATCGTCACGTCGACGCCCAGCTGTTCGACGCCGATGATCACGGCCGCCAGCAGCACCGCCCATTGGGTCAGCGCGCCGATCAGATTGCTTTGCGCGATGTTGGCCGATGCCAGGGCGGCGGCCACGACGTCGCGGAT includes:
- a CDS encoding mechanosensitive ion channel — protein: MEEVSAWVIDIRKVSSEFFETMAAYLPSLLGAILIVVLGWFVARLLRAGTRRLGDTANRLLTRVASTGFLTSFQVSTGVVRIAASMVFWVTMLLFITAATRVAGLDAFSVWLDRIVVYVPHLVAGGVIILVGYLVSLVIRDVVAAALASANIAQSNLIGALTQWAVLLAAVIIGVEQLGVDVTILVIIAATVIAGVLGAMALAFGLGARDLVANLVAAHHARRHLLPGQRIAWNGNDGEILEISATAIIIATEGGRTLIPARTFLTDAIVLTIPEDADG
- a CDS encoding CBS domain-containing protein — encoded protein: MADQIPLTLAFMDTRPDAAARVLEDMPAEDAAALFAQVPARVGAEVLRQMAAFSAARCLEILPAERGAGLLRELPFVDAVTFFRNLAPGVRGTIADALPANLARDLRIAVTYPVGTVGAVMDQTAVSVAATRTVDDIAKLVKRRRRKTTDHLFVVDDDGRFLGTVRAGDLLRADGKTSVADLMDGTVAALSNRATLASVLGNPQWNSYLALPVIGRTGNFLGALSRAALGAGLAELRRGRHTRSHDGADTLMGNLISAYLLACAGMLRTVAHIGDPAPGTIGEPE